A DNA window from Centroberyx gerrardi isolate f3 chromosome 3, fCenGer3.hap1.cur.20231027, whole genome shotgun sequence contains the following coding sequences:
- the pik3r6a gene encoding bMERB domain-containing protein 1, with protein sequence MEKQRGSSHQYGSLERTEWSADTSKPAEEDVVSMADSTITVDDIEGELFKIERIRDVLVRRESELRYMMDDIQLCKEITRLKKDLQKLVSVPDNDKSNEDRQKEEELLQQIHKLVETRDFLVDDVEFERLREKEEDKEMADFLKSKFPRTAKKKGVAARRVTSRAQQGSSPFAKTGLTLLKECCGFTCSIM encoded by the exons atggagaagcagcGAGGGTCTTCTCATCAGTACGGTTCCCTGGAGCGCACTGAATGGAGCGCAGACACTTCCAAGCCAG CCG aggAGGACGTGGTGTCCATGGCGGACTCCACCATCACCGTGGACGACATCGAGGGCGAGCTGTTCAAGATCGAGCGGATCCGGGACGTGCTGGTCCGGAGGGAGTCGGAGCTCCGATACAT GATGGATGACATTCAGCTGTGCAAGGAGATCACTCGTCTGAAGAAGGACCTGCAGAAGCTCGTATCTGTACCAG ATAATGACAAGTCCAACGAGGACcggcagaaggaggaggagctgctgcagcagatccACAAGCTGGTGGAGACCAGAGACTTCCTGGTGGACGATGTGGAGTTTGAGCGACTCAG ggagaaagaagaagataaAGAAATGGCAGATTTTCTCAAGTCCAAGTTCCCGAGAACCGCGAAGAAGAAAG GTGTGGCAGCCAGACGGGTGACGTCCAGGGCCCAGCAGGGCTCCTCCCCCTTCGCCAAGACCGGCCTCACCCTGCTGAAGGAGTGCTGCGGCTTCACCTGCTCCATCATGTAG